atgttatttgttacatttttttaatttattaaataacacaataaatatttttatgagaacTTTTCAGTGCAGATATCTGATCAATACATAGtgaaatgtattcaaaaaacgtagtctataatatactgGTCAGAATAAAACGATCAACGGTTACCGTCAAACGTCAAATGTAAGTGTTAGGGTGGTTCTTAAATTCAACTTTATCTCCAAAATATAATCAACtactttaaatcataaatagtaTTGACTAACAGAACTACAATGTATTAACACgagtaaatatacaattatagagACACGCGCCAAAGACTCTAATAGcctataatggttttaaaaggCAATAAAAggttaatttagaaattaagtacttattatcttttattaactattaatactattactacataactattattgcTATCGAGctaatggtttatttttttttatataattgaatatgtaAGCCAGACAAAGTTTAGTTACTCTTTGCTCTTAGTTAGCTAAATTCATCAAACTCgagatagttttattttttgtttaagtacTTCATAGGATATTCGACAcgtaagttttataatttttataattttatatgtctatgtaattctattatattattaaatattttttcaagtacAGTAATACAGTGTGGGTTAGGTTCAATGACATATCCGAATTATATCCCCAATAATAGTTacatcttttataatattttccttcCAAGTTTCACAGACTGAAGactttcatttttacatataatacatgttatacGGTATTATAGTTAGGTTTTGAATCCCGccatctttaaatattattatttatagacttttgaaaaataaagttatgttcataaataaaacatttttttcactttaaatTATCTCAACtttcaatattaatgaataacttaaaattttaaaattaaaaaatataacttgttGCAGTGTTGTTAAAAAACGTAAGTAATTgcacaaaattaatttctagcCATATCGGCCTAACTGTTTCATTtatttggtaataatataatttaaaaatcaaaaatattgtggaGTACCTATCTtagttaaaaatctaaataattctctattaattatgaaataaacattattacattcataattaaattgttgccacatacagggtgatttttaaacatgagcttataataatgaaatttaataaaaacatgagtattgaaattttttgtactacttaatatgaagtacctacctaatatgaattcaacttttttaaaataaaaaccaaaattttttactctaaattattaagcggatagttgtattaaaaacgattatttgcctaattcaaaaatttatatacaatagatAATACTCCCTAAAAATAGTTACGCTTCCAAGTAAAGATTAACATTGGCAACTAAAAACTTTCGAGAAGATTAAACATAGGAACAATGCAAtacatatcttaaaataaatttaattattcttactgattaatttatttattttataaaatgtaatgagtACTAATTGATGGAAATATTAAACTACGatttggataaaaaatatttttttacatagatatttatttattttgttaactttCGACAAACTAGAAATCTTTTAATTGGCTACCTGttcttaaaacattattttatttaaatactaataatatttttataatctgttTATTTCTTAACAACattctaatttataactattataatatttacttttgttaTATCTTGCACCATTTTCTTTGCATAATGTAGTAATCCGgcatattacactattatttaattacatcatTCCTGTTACCCTGAGCTGATATTAGTCGTTTAGATTTAGAatactgaatattaatatattatatttaataatagataattagataattagaTTATGAACATGgttttaataatcgtttaaatagatttttaggattaaaattatgtatttaaatgattgGTCATAGTAAACATGAAATAGAAACTTATAGTCGAATTTCCTGTTTACCATGacacgtacgtatattttggGGACTACGcccaaaatagtttaatataaaagggGTTGTGGTAGTAGTTAAGCCTCACTCACGCATAGACCAATATAGACTCcatataacaaatttactaCTAAAATTGCAGATTATTCTATGTACAAATTTGGTTAAGTGTTTCACTTGTCTATTTTTGtcgttctaaaataaattgtacctaaATTGATatatcaactattttttttacatcgatacagttattaaaatataattttaattgattgtgTTAAATGTTGACATTATTCGATtcgatttttattctaaaacctATGAACGTAATATtagctattaataattattaaatatctttatcACGATTTTTCAGTGTTCGTAAACCATCGACATGTTAACCTATCTAGATATCCATTTATCGTACACGCTATCAATCAtcggtattttaatattaataactcgTCCGTTTATCAATCGattggaaatttttaaaattggatGTATAAGCGCTATAGCTGTACTATACGCAATACCGTTCTACAACTATTATGTGTACAACGGAGCTAAGACGACGTGTTCGCCGGAGTCGGTTTTAGCCGTCATTGGTAATGTACCCGTCGAAGAGTACATTCTTGTGATTTTGCAAACCGTTCTTACATCATTGTGGGCATCGATATTCGTCCAGTGGTCAACTCCGTGCTTGAACTTCAACTACGACAAACATAGCTACCAGTTGATTCGTTGGTTACCGATATCCCTGTTAAGTGTCGCCACGGCGGCCGGCTACACAATGGCCGTGCCGGAAAGTGAGAAGTTTTACTTGGGATGCATACTGTGTTGGGCGTCTCCGGCAATCATTCTCATGTGGTACGGAGCTGGCAATTTTTTCGTGAAAAAGATCATATCATCGTCGATTGCGATCGCGGGCCCTACGTTGTTCATGTGTTGGATTAATCGGACGACCGTAAAAGACGACTTCGACTTGGGCGAGTCGGCGCTAGAAGAAGTGTTATTTTTCTTCGTCACAAATCTGATGGTCGTCTTGGCCGGATCATCCTACGACAAGGCATACGGTATAATAGTCACGTATTCGTTGGATTTCCCTCATCAGTTCAGTGTTAGCTTGAGATTCATTCGACAAATGATAAGAGCATTCATGACATCGGAATATTCTACTCCTTCTGACGTGACGCAAGATATTAAGACAAGCCTTAAGGTCTTAAGTACTTCGAATGCGTTTGGTACTTCCAATTATTTATTCCATGCTGGTAAAGTTGAtcgttgttaaaattatataataaatatttgagaagtgtaaaaagtataagattataatttgattatttataaaataataatcatttcaaattatataatataataatactatttacactctcaagtttttaaataaatcgtttagattaaatatagaataccTTAGTATgttgaaattttaacaaataataatcatgataGCACctaaacagatttttttttcaaatgaaattttaaaaaactacaaaattttTGTACGAATTTGCATAGACGGAGATTTGATTGAATTTTAGAGGGGAGGCTTAAATCGTTCTTTGCAAAATAATCCGTGGGGGCTTTGCCCCCACACCCCCtcactaataacaatattaccttCACAtttcaatagataatattaactacTTAATTACCaactaaaaaagaaaactacTAAACACACATTACTAACTACATatacacttttaaaaaataaatttttaataatatttatatattctaataaaaattattataatgacaaaatTTCGGAAAAACCCAATGTTTAGTGAGGTTCTAAGATTTTggcaattattgtaaaataagtcGACGTCCGGCCAGCCACGTGActttgaaaaatgttcaatCATTTGGGAGGGGGTCTTTCGCTCTTTTTGGGGGGAGCTAAGCTCCCGGagcacccccccccccaattCCACCTATGCGAATttgttataatcataattctaattttaaacctttatgatttatttagcATCGTATGCATATACTTCCCATTTAGCTATTATCGAAGCATTAGTTACGTGCTTGTACAAACAAAATGTCttgatagtattttaattatgttttaatcgtaataaatatttttaatttaggtatacgactggatttaataattttgtacgcATTTTGTCGTGTAACGGACGAAATGTTTGACAACAGAACGGacgagaaaaagaaaaaacttaaattagagCTATCCAAACAATTCATCAGTGAAGTTTTTGCTGACAGAAAATCAGATTATGACGTTAAAAAAACACCACAAGAAGTAAAAATCGATTGGCGAAAATACGAATCCGAATTCACTGATGTCGAATTATCATCTTATCGTGCAGTATCTAGAATTGCATTTTTTCTGCCCCGTAAGCCTTTCGAAGAGTTATTCGCGGGTTACCAATGGGATCTCGAGTTTACGTTGGTTCGAGACGAAAAcgatttaatgttatacacCACATACGTAGCCGGAAGTATTGGTGCATTATGCCTATATGTAATCATATACAGATATGGTAATGACATCAATGATCTCGTCGACAAGGCTGATTATCTGACTAAACATGCATACAAAATAGGACAAGTAAGTTGTTcacgaattattaattattttattagacatTAGTATATACTTGTGTgtacaaatgttattttatgtgaaaCGTCGTCCGTCACGAAACTCGTTTAGTCGGTTGCCGTTCGTCATCGATATAAGCAGCGTCATTATTTCCAAATTGCGAGCGAAAATCATTTCGAACTATGTATGATCATGTTTTCTCGTGACATAGCCAAATTTGTGCGTAGTTTTTAGCGATAAAAGTAATGatttgtgaaaaatacgagcgaaatattatataataataataataatcagaaaaaattatcagatttgtaaatattaaaaaatgtcgaattaaaaaaaaaatacaaaatagataaatagatacacaaataataatgtattactcatataatatatttgattaaaatattgcgTGCAAACTTgcaaagttaataaaaaataataagtttaaactaaaataaaatacataagaggatatgcaaatatttttttatatattgttatttatcatattatataatcaatttgGATACTAtccatctattattattattttacatagatttttatacaaatgtatcaaattatacaatattaataactaatcacCATAATTCATTGAATGATCTCTATTTCCATTTATAAAAcccataatttattacaatatatagaatttacttattatatttactataagaaatatatgcaaaataaCAAATGCAGGTCATTTGTTGAAACTTTTAACCACTTAATTCAAACCTGTAAACCTAAAAAGCGTGTTCGCAATTTAGTTGTCGGCCAACTAAAACATTACTCTTTTTTTAGCACATAATTTGGATGCAACCTGcagtggttttaaaatatcactcATCCGGCGGATGCGTATAACCAACCTTAAGAAACTAATacggtttaaaattattttaattatttttttattagttattatataaccatctgtattttctgtattattattattattattcaggcattattttttcctatacTTATTAATGACGCTTCGAGATTTTTCTATAACTATTTGAAGATAAACTTCTAGAAAActtgtgttgaattttttaaccttagatataaatacaaacaattttatgaattttcaattacaaaattactttcaaattttcgtgattttgacatatttcataaaaatttaaagtttaaacgcttataagaaaaaacatataagaaaccttaagaaacaaaaaatttcatgaaaatGGGTCAAGCCGTTTCGGAGAAGTTCAATAACAAACACTGTGACCTATTTGTATGATAGTGTTTTAAAGTGTTCTGTTATCAATACTTATCTAgttgatatttgtattaatcatATAGTAGGTTAATAGTTATTGGatgattaaaacataaaattatttaatttaagtgatAAAATGAAGTAACATCTTAATGATTTTCTACAAGTATTGATTTAGACttgttcaatatatatttttttcaagggTCTACAACTCGTGAATATTGCTCGGGACCTCGTAACTGACAGCGAATCATTGGGTCGGTGTTACTTTCCAGCTGCATTCATGGACGATGAAAAAGAAGATTTAAGAATGTTATGCCAAGAAAAAAATCCCAGGGCTTTGGGAAACAAGAAGTTGAAGAAATACTCTTCGAAAATGATACAATTGGCTAACAAAAAGCAATTCGATTCAGTGGGTGCTATCAAATGTTTGCCACAAGATTTAATAGGTTCAGTTCTAGCGGCTACTGAACTGTACCGTGGGCTAATTAACCTAATACAGTCGTGTCCAATTTACCCAACCAGAGCatcattatcaaatttaaataaattattaattttacttaatactcTTTACATTAAAAGCatccaatacattttttaagtataattataatatacttgtagtTCAAACATACGTGTCCTGATcataatacatagtttataaatttgcattaaacaagaatattaagtgaaaattcatttttattttagatttcaataaatttaaactagttaaaaaaaaatgtattcattgttttaattataactgtttATAACAATtgcaaaatgtttatttatggttttgtaattttaaaatgtgtttcattgaaaatataaaagaataatatgttattataatgttgaattCTCTACAGTTGTAACAtacatatgttttaaattcctTTCGTCAACAAACAATAAGGAAATATACGTTAAGTTGCTTCAGTTGACTTcttctataatactatttattcatAACTCTACGGTagtcgagtataatataatggatttTGCGAAGTACATGCcaatgcataaataatatattgatagttGTTCCAatggtacattatataatacataatattattaatgaaacataaataataaattatagttgtggttacgcaaaataatatagatatgatTAAACGAATGTAATGGATCATTGTATTTGTAgcgttttatatataagtactatagtactatatattattattatgctatttacACGGATAGTTTGAATTACAAtggtattgataaaataacattatgaaaTTGAAACTATTGTCTTCAATTATCACTTATACAGGTTTGACCGAAAtgtccacaaaaaaaaaaactttaaaaaaaaaactagtaaattaataaaacttgtacgttaaagttattaagaatgattcaataacattttttaaatttattttttgctatcagcttctaataaaaataaaactatagaaaataataatttaaattcaaacataactttatgcaatataatacaatttataagtatgtaatataatgtaattagatcatattattcaaaatatttaaatacgataAAGCATTATAGCATTTATGACTATTACGTAATATTAGTCACTAtcaaaatgtgttaataaattacatttaacattaaaaaaattgttttgcatattaacaaataaacaataattaagttttcaaaatatttttaattaaacaataataatcattaaataattgaaaattatatctaataatatgttttcaatgaatgtattatacaattttatttttatattattttgatagagAATATTAGACAACATGtaccaataatttatgaaaatatataaattgtaaattgtttagagtattattcaatttgttacatttttaaataaacgtcaaaataaatttattttaatgtataaatgctagagaaacttttaaaattattcaaatcattatacaaacatttacgAAACTAAAaaactgataattttttttattattatttatatttatgaagtaGATGAACTTAAATAGTTGTcacctaaaaaattatatgacatcatattatatcactattatacaacatattattttccttgGACATGTTATTGACAAAAATCAGTAAATGTAGTTAAATGTTGGTAGAATTTAGActgaatttttgtatatataattttatttatatagttaaattatttatttatctatcagttttattttattttatatgttttttaattatttaaaattataagataattgttaaattagaGTTGGTGATgacctaaattattatttaacacctCATAGTACTAatctaataagtatatattaaattgataataggtAGTTACAAGGAATCAAAGGGtagttttattcaatttcaattatttttataaaaatatgtcaattttactatttattttttgttttttttcttcaaggTTTATCTTCAAAATCGCTTCCAGATACCAGTTACCAATCTCaatgttgaaaattgaagCAACATGTACCTATGCTTCAAAATGTTTTGTCTAATGGTAGGTACAGTAGGTAtggtacacacacacaaaaccagataatatactaaaatcaaTGCATTTCTTGTTTTACTCAGATTCTTAATAGAACTATCTtatctttgtataatattatttatacaacagaCTCATAATTATAACTAGACAAAAGgtcaataactatatttaaccTATTAAATAGAGTTTCAGTTCtgattttataatgcaattatactaatgattaatgatgAATGGTATTTGTAAAATCACTTTGAACTATGATCGtctgaattaaattatatatattattagataattacaGCTTAAACTTAAGTACTTTATagtattcttaataaaaaattataaatattaatggaaTATTTTCTACTATCAATATTACCTACTCTTAATTTACGATTCcatattgcatattttctgttatttgtttttcattgaataaccaatatttaaaaagtatttataaacattattattattatatacaattaatatgttaataagtatttaatcaattacaaaaaaatactttaagttttaaaatccctattttattttttttacaaatcttttatcaaatattttatattcgataaaaaaaaaatgtaagtcaAGTAAAAAGAACGATTAAGTACACAATTTTGTTGTGTATGGTAGATGTTGATTGTAAATACATCAAAGAGTAGCTAACTGTTTtagatatgttaaattttaattcaaagataaataatcatacaagACTAAAAATGGTTCTAAAAGGAGATGGTCTTTCAGTCTatacttcaataaattattgaaaaaattatgataaactatatatatcaattacaTTTACAAGTCTTAGGTgtcgaaattaaaaaaattcaattaactcATTCTgccgtataatatgtatagtagaaGCAAAGTATATCTTGTCATGGaggaaatgaaataaaatgtatgtgttaaatttgaattaaataatatcttatctaaaaaatagcaaaataaatatttgataaaaattttaaatgctaaaataatttatttataagttacaataaaaaaaaaaaaaaataatgttgtccataatttattttcttggttatttttaaaaacaaaaatttttaactttgactCACTGCCTACCCTGCACCAGTCGAATACAAACTATTTCTAATATGCAATCAGATATCAAACATCTGATTGCTGAAATTGAAtatcaaaacttttttattctaaaaatgagGCTTACAATCAAGTATTATGATTTAGTTTGAAGATACAGAATCTGtctcgtataaattatttgtttgaactACCAACacacatataaaaacatattattgtaaaatcaatacattcatcgttctgtatagaataaaaaatatatttttttttacaaaaatttgttttagaacaactataaataagttataaaaaattattttaataatttaagtattttttgaaataatgagtattaAATCAACATCTGCGAAATCTAGGTTAcacaaaaaatagtatatttattacgcATGAGTGATGTATGAAaactatatgattatttaaataatacataatacatttcattgtTAAaccaatcattaaatataaaaaaactcagTAAAAAAAGTAAGCTCATAATGCGAGATTTTGAAGGCCATAGAcatgtttcatttatttaaaaacaatgtagtaaaaagaaaattatttaaaatgtaggtataaaatatcattatagatTTTCGTAGAATTAGCTgtcaaacaatattaacaatgttAAATAGGTTAATCGTTTATAAGTAGTTAtcaattttcagttttttcaaaacacaagtagtgttaaatttatattgtaatattaatgaatatgaGTGATTGgaccaaatattataacgttctATTAAAGCTGTCAATTCGTTATGTATGAGTATTGagtatcgtatattatacctattaaaaccaaatactaacctaacttaaccaacaatatttataaagtacttatatataatatacataattagatacattacctacataaatcgGTTTCTGAATTTAATTGGCTATACTGAGTGATCcatttaatgtaaaacattcattaatacaaacacgttttatttttattattgaacttagaaaaacattgaattcaaaatgtattagtacgtttaaaaaaaaaatttcttatttttgtaaatattttatttttaaattatatcatgaaataaatagataaaaaccaaatttttttttaaaattaacttttttaatgacatcatgtaaatttaattccttattctaaaataaattattattattattatttttagtattttgatagataataattgaatttagaCGAGTTAGaactagtttataatttataggtatttaaagtttagattaGCGGATTAGAGTACtcttacaaaattttaa
The DNA window shown above is from Aphis gossypii isolate Hap1 chromosome 2, ASM2018417v2, whole genome shotgun sequence and carries:
- the LOC114125978 gene encoding uncharacterized protein LOC114125978; protein product: MLTYLDIHLSYTLSIIGILILITRPFINRLEIFKIGCISAIAVLYAIPFYNYYVYNGAKTTCSPESVLAVIGNVPVEEYILVILQTVLTSLWASIFVQWSTPCLNFNYDKHSYQLIRWLPISLLSVATAAGYTMAVPESEKFYLGCILCWASPAIILMWYGAGNFFVKKIISSSIAIAGPTLFMCWINRTTVKDDFDLGESALEEVLFFFVTNLMVVLAGSSYDKAYGIIVTYSLDFPHQFSVSLRFIRQMIRAFMTSEYSTPSDVTQDIKTSLKVLSTSNAFGTSNYLFHAGIRLDLIILYAFCRVTDEMFDNRTDEKKKKLKLELSKQFISEVFADRKSDYDVKKTPQEVKIDWRKYESEFTDVELSSYRAVSRIAFFLPRKPFEELFAGYQWDLEFTLVRDENDLMLYTTYVAGSIGALCLYVIIYRYGNDINDLVDKADYLTKHAYKIGQGLQLVNIARDLVTDSESLGRCYFPAAFMDDEKEDLRMLCQEKNPRALGNKKLKKYSSKMIQLANKKQFDSVGAIKCLPQDLIGSVLAATELYRGLINLIQSCPIYPTRASLSNLNKLLILLNTLYIKSIQYIF